In the genome of Hippoglossus hippoglossus isolate fHipHip1 chromosome 4, fHipHip1.pri, whole genome shotgun sequence, one region contains:
- the ppp1r2 gene encoding protein phosphatase inhibitor 2, translated as MAALRPIKGILKNKNSVTGVKSLPDELPPEDPEQAPGLSEDDPQKKSQKWDEMNILATYHPADKDYGLMKIDEPSTPYNRMVGEDDDEGALSDSDSHAGLAADDLASKLVAAEGSDPRFMNKEEEEESSEEEEEELTPEEQAKKNNFQMMRKMHYNEGLNIKLARQLIASELEEDEDADEEMRDDTEEAREEEEISVDPPQEADSLDS; from the exons ATGGCAGCCCTTCGGCCGATAAAAGGCATCCTGAAAAACAAGAACAGCGTCACAGGCGTCAAGTCTCTGCCCGACGAGTTGCCGCCGGAGGATCCCGAACAAGCCCCGGGACTCTCGGAGGACGACCCGCA GAAGAAATCGCAGAAATGGGATGAGATGAACATCCTGGCCACGTACCATCCAGCCGACAAAGACTACGGCCTGATGAAGATAGACGAACCCAGCACACCTTACAACAG GATGGTGGGGGAAGACGATGATGAGGGCGCACTGAGTGACTCGGACAGCCACGCTGGACTTGCAGCCGATGACCTGGCATCAAA GCTTGTTGCAGCAGAGGGTTCAGACCCTCGCTTCAtgaacaaagaggaagaggaagagagcagtgaggaggaggaagaggagctgactcctgaagaaCAAG CCAAAAAGAACAATTTTcagatgatgaggaagatgcACTACAATGAGGGCCTAAACATCAAGCTGGCCAGACAGCTCATCGCCAGCGAACTAGAAGAGGACGAGGATGCAGACGAGGAGATGAGGGACGACACAGAAGaggcgagggaggaggaggagatcagtgTCGACCCACCACAGGAAG CTGATTCTCTGGACTCGTAG